The following coding sequences are from one Lentisphaerota bacterium window:
- a CDS encoding response regulator yields the protein MKHGEPVQNNDARPTILVIDDELGPRESLRFLLKNDYRVLCADSVERGLALLREHTPDTVIMDIRMPGCNGIEGLREIRKLDSDLAVILLTGFAALGTAQEAIRHEASDYMEKPFDAPEMRLTVQRHVEQTRLRRKRGKLLGDADALERRIRELQDKGWLAELGQASAEFVHDLRNTLTVASGSSSLLRLEFEGLQQGQPDAQPETGRYLDMLENAMQQCVDMLDSWQRLIRQTPPQQASFLFHEFVGTCVENVRPAADAAHAQIACETSGADIPITGDRVQLARVLANLITNAIHALRPDNRLIRVRSEILDTSVRVSVADNGCGISEQNLKHIFTANFTTRHALGGMGLGLFIAQKVAQAHNGTLTVESAVNQGSTFTLTLPRSAPVKADGAA from the coding sequence ATGAAGCACGGCGAACCTGTCCAGAATAATGACGCGCGGCCGACCATCCTTGTGATTGATGACGAGCTCGGACCGCGCGAAAGCCTCCGCTTCCTGCTTAAGAACGACTACCGCGTGTTGTGCGCGGACTCGGTCGAACGCGGTCTGGCTCTCCTGCGCGAACATACGCCGGATACCGTGATCATGGACATCCGCATGCCTGGCTGCAACGGGATCGAAGGGCTTCGCGAAATCCGCAAGCTGGATTCGGATCTGGCCGTGATCCTGCTCACCGGCTTCGCCGCCCTCGGCACAGCGCAGGAAGCAATCCGCCACGAAGCCAGCGACTACATGGAGAAACCTTTTGACGCGCCGGAAATGCGTCTCACCGTTCAGCGCCATGTCGAACAGACCCGGCTGCGCCGTAAACGCGGCAAGCTTCTGGGTGATGCGGACGCCTTGGAGCGGCGCATCCGCGAACTCCAGGACAAGGGCTGGCTGGCCGAATTGGGGCAGGCCTCCGCAGAGTTTGTCCATGACTTGCGCAACACCCTCACCGTGGCCAGCGGATCCTCAAGCCTGCTGCGGCTGGAGTTCGAAGGGTTGCAGCAAGGGCAGCCCGACGCTCAGCCGGAAACCGGACGCTATCTGGACATGCTCGAAAACGCGATGCAGCAGTGCGTCGACATGCTCGACTCCTGGCAGCGCCTGATCCGCCAGACCCCCCCCCAGCAGGCTTCGTTCCTTTTCCACGAGTTCGTCGGCACCTGCGTCGAAAACGTGCGGCCCGCTGCGGACGCCGCCCACGCCCAGATTGCGTGCGAGACCTCGGGCGCCGACATCCCAATCACCGGCGACCGCGTGCAACTCGCACGCGTGCTGGCCAATCTCATCACCAATGCGATCCACGCTCTGCGGCCCGACAACAGGCTGATCCGCGTCCGATCGGAAATCCTCGACACCTCCGTCCGCGTCAGCGTGGCGGACAACGGATGCGGCATTTCCGAGCAGAACCTGAAGCACATCTTCACGGCGAACTTCACCACCCGCCACGCCCTGGGCGGCATGGGGCTGGGGTTGTTCATCGCGCAGAAAGTCGCCCAGGCGCACAACGGCACGCTGACGGTGGAAAGCGCCGTCAACCAAGGATCGACGTTCACCTTGACGCTCCCCCGATCCGCGCCGGTCAAGGCCGACGGCGCCGCCTGA
- a CDS encoding isoprenylcysteine carboxylmethyltransferase family protein has translation MSDTETNSAGEKAGRPSRYVVLLFHGVTMLVALVVLLPVALFPVTPGFPGKVAGVILFVAVCAERIWAMYVRQGLARVRDGAGRDWTAIAVGYAYPLTLGGAIAEFLLRQHAPPSGLFATGLAVYATGVAWRYWAFRVLRHQWHVDVSDTDGERHLVREGPYRLMRHPLYFGACLEIVGIPLFLGAWGALLFGVLVFMPLEVARGYYEERFLRELFGADYRRYADDVWAFFPWPVRRRRRP, from the coding sequence ATGAGTGACACAGAAACAAATTCGGCGGGTGAGAAAGCGGGCCGGCCGTCCCGGTATGTTGTGCTCCTGTTCCACGGCGTGACGATGCTGGTCGCCCTCGTGGTGCTGCTCCCGGTGGCTCTGTTTCCGGTCACACCCGGGTTTCCGGGAAAGGTTGCGGGCGTGATCCTTTTCGTCGCGGTGTGCGCGGAGCGCATCTGGGCCATGTACGTGAGGCAGGGGCTTGCGCGCGTCCGGGATGGAGCGGGGCGGGACTGGACGGCGATTGCCGTAGGCTATGCGTACCCGCTGACGCTGGGCGGCGCGATTGCCGAGTTTCTGCTGCGGCAGCATGCGCCGCCTTCCGGTCTCTTCGCGACCGGCCTGGCGGTTTACGCGACGGGTGTGGCGTGGCGGTATTGGGCATTCCGAGTGTTGCGGCATCAGTGGCATGTGGATGTCTCGGATACCGACGGCGAACGACATCTGGTGCGCGAGGGCCCCTACCGGCTCATGCGGCATCCGCTCTATTTCGGCGCCTGTCTGGAGATCGTCGGGATACCGCTGTTCCTGGGCGCGTGGGGCGCCCTGCTGTTCGGCGTGCTGGTCTTCATGCCGCTGGAGGTGGCGCGCGGATATTACGAGGAACGCTTCCTGCGCGAACTGTTCGGCGCGGACTACCGGCGGTATGCGGACGACGTCTGGGCATTCTTCCCGTGGCCCGTCAGGCGGCGCCGTCGGCCTTGA
- a CDS encoding PAS domain-containing protein: protein MTNLFIIGLPVVITINLLLGMIVFLTNMGRLANRVFVLLSLVFALWLACQYFGSIAVSEAWLEFWIRQACATSVLIPLLFHLLRAAAVQPSTTLASLLRRAWPWAAAVVGAAVLSQTRFFLVGARLSIGGNAIGEPLYGPGFTLFVAFWLVAVVALVWSFFRALARAEGVYRMEMQIMAYGSLFSFVPGVVLVLLIPLFTESSQSARFTPITVVIWHSAMAYGIATRHIMGVGEFLRRGIIWSLVACALAIMYYAVFRLVMRLPSYGADELQHHMAHVCAGIVIALSLAPANAFLRSRADYLFEKDHDALSQLVRRGGDLARSITTVDALCTDFSRLLQHALGVSRMQVYLQDGSRFVPHPVPGEEAAEPVGEADPLVQALRAERYPLIRDVLRRGGNTPLEVRAERVLARLDVEVAVALKSKNGLAGFLLLGRRANGRVFGQREEDALAFLGDQLGFAIENATLYTRLQDARLYNEVLLDNLVTGVVAVGADGHVTVCNREAQRILRLAPDGEVIGRSAADVLPEPVWNDLRACLFLGRGVRDQDMRLYPQSPREQAVRLSTAVFGGNAGASTGALLVIQDTSAIRKLEEQIRRSDRLASIGTMAAGMAHEIKNPLVGLKTFIQLLPDHYEDPDFRNTFVPLLGNEVERINAIVSQLLNFSRPVKPTLNPLALHATLDAARTLVAQQIKARGLVFERHYEAENDRLLGDQGLLSQLFINLFLNGMDAMEPGGTLTVTTQAVRRPDPRWAHAGTPAEAWIEVRVQDTGRGISPEDKPQIFDPFFTTKATGTGLGLSVAHGIVIEHRGMIDVESIPGAGACFRVLLPLLAGGDPIGDTESKGEA from the coding sequence ATGACGAACCTGTTCATCATCGGGCTCCCTGTTGTGATCACGATCAACCTGCTGCTCGGCATGATCGTGTTTCTGACGAATATGGGCCGGCTGGCCAACCGCGTTTTCGTCCTTCTCTCTTTGGTGTTCGCCCTCTGGCTGGCCTGTCAGTACTTTGGGTCGATAGCAGTGAGCGAGGCGTGGCTGGAGTTTTGGATCCGCCAGGCCTGCGCCACCAGCGTGTTGATCCCCTTGTTATTCCATCTGCTGCGGGCTGCCGCTGTGCAGCCCTCGACGACGCTCGCCAGCCTGCTGCGCCGTGCGTGGCCGTGGGCGGCGGCGGTGGTTGGCGCCGCCGTTCTGTCTCAGACCCGCTTCTTCCTGGTTGGCGCCCGTTTGTCGATCGGAGGGAACGCGATCGGAGAGCCGCTCTACGGGCCGGGGTTCACCCTGTTTGTCGCCTTCTGGCTGGTCGCCGTGGTGGCTTTGGTCTGGAGTTTCTTCCGGGCGCTGGCTCGGGCGGAAGGCGTCTACCGGATGGAAATGCAGATCATGGCGTATGGATCGCTGTTCTCGTTTGTTCCTGGCGTCGTCCTGGTGCTGCTGATCCCCCTGTTCACCGAATCGTCGCAAAGTGCGCGATTCACGCCCATCACGGTGGTTATCTGGCACAGCGCGATGGCCTACGGAATCGCCACCCGCCACATCATGGGCGTGGGCGAATTCTTGCGGCGCGGGATTATCTGGTCGCTGGTGGCGTGTGCCTTGGCGATCATGTATTACGCGGTGTTCCGCCTGGTCATGCGACTTCCCTCTTATGGAGCCGATGAGTTGCAGCATCACATGGCCCATGTGTGCGCCGGCATCGTCATCGCGCTGAGTCTCGCGCCGGCGAATGCGTTTCTTCGGAGCCGGGCCGATTATCTGTTCGAGAAAGACCACGATGCGTTGTCCCAACTGGTTCGCAGGGGGGGCGATCTGGCCCGCTCCATTACCACGGTTGACGCGCTGTGCACCGATTTCAGCCGGTTGCTGCAGCACGCGCTCGGCGTCTCCCGGATGCAGGTGTACCTCCAGGACGGTTCGCGCTTCGTGCCGCATCCGGTCCCGGGAGAGGAAGCGGCGGAGCCTGTCGGGGAGGCCGATCCGCTGGTGCAGGCCTTGCGGGCGGAGCGTTACCCCTTGATCCGCGACGTGTTACGGCGCGGCGGCAACACGCCACTGGAGGTGCGGGCCGAACGCGTGCTGGCCCGGCTGGACGTCGAGGTGGCGGTCGCGCTCAAATCCAAGAACGGCCTGGCGGGCTTTCTTCTCCTTGGCCGTCGTGCGAACGGCCGGGTTTTCGGCCAGCGCGAAGAGGATGCGCTGGCGTTTCTCGGGGATCAGTTGGGTTTTGCGATCGAGAACGCCACGCTCTATACGCGGCTCCAGGACGCGCGCCTCTACAACGAGGTGCTGCTCGACAATCTGGTGACCGGCGTCGTCGCCGTCGGCGCCGACGGGCATGTCACCGTCTGCAACCGCGAGGCGCAACGCATCCTGCGCCTAGCCCCGGACGGGGAGGTCATCGGCAGATCCGCCGCTGACGTTCTGCCCGAGCCGGTCTGGAACGATTTGCGCGCCTGCCTTTTTTTGGGCCGGGGTGTGCGCGATCAGGATATGCGGCTGTATCCGCAGTCGCCCCGCGAGCAGGCGGTTCGTCTCTCCACCGCCGTTTTCGGCGGCAACGCCGGAGCCTCGACGGGCGCGCTGCTGGTCATTCAGGACACCTCCGCCATTCGGAAGCTGGAGGAGCAGATCCGGCGCAGCGACCGGCTGGCGAGCATCGGAACGATGGCGGCCGGCATGGCTCACGAGATCAAAAATCCGCTCGTCGGCCTCAAGACGTTCATCCAACTCCTGCCTGACCATTACGAGGATCCGGATTTCCGCAACACCTTCGTGCCGCTGCTCGGCAACGAGGTCGAACGAATCAACGCGATCGTCTCGCAGCTCCTCAATTTCTCCCGGCCGGTCAAGCCGACGTTGAATCCGCTCGCACTCCACGCCACGCTCGATGCCGCACGCACGCTGGTCGCGCAGCAGATCAAGGCGCGCGGACTGGTCTTCGAACGCCACTATGAAGCGGAGAACGACCGTCTGCTGGGCGATCAGGGGCTGCTGAGTCAGTTGTTCATCAATTTGTTCTTAAATGGCATGGACGCGATGGAGCCCGGCGGCACGCTGACGGTGACCACACAGGCCGTCAGAAGGCCCGATCCGCGTTGGGCTCACGCCGGGACACCGGCGGAAGCGTGGATCGAGGTGCGGGTGCAGGACACCGGCCGCGGCATTTCGCCGGAGGACAAGCCGCAGATTTTTGATCCGTTCTTCACGACCAAGGCCACCGGTACCGGTCTGGGTCTGTCGGTCGCCCACGGAATCGTGATCGAACACCGGGGCATGATCGACGTGGAGAGCATTCCTGGTGCGGGCGCCTGCTTCCGCGTGCTGCTGCCCCTGCTTGCCGGTGGAGACCCCATCGGCGATACTGAATCGAAAGGAGAGGCATGA
- a CDS encoding beta-ketoacyl-[acyl-carrier-protein] synthase family protein translates to MRNVYSNDDRRAVVTGIGVVAANGIGVDAFWQTLIDGQSGVGPITLFDASALPIRIAAEVKGFDPDIHLPTGIKWKRIPRQAHFALAALDMALADAGLSAGSLTKSRRQVNVFIGVSTSAIEVVEGAAHNVYKGSPNHVRPWVVWATQPHCVATTLAEYIGTQVSYQTVAAACKAGSDAVLDAAEAIRTGRTDIAIAGGTDASICATTCAAFCTSKMLSCRNGDPQRASRPFDRDRDGGVLGEGSGILVLESLAHARARGARMRLEICGGASYADAFGTPAAEGLGVCMSLAMANARIDSGAIDYVCAHGPSDIGIDRVETAMIRNVLGSRAYRIPVSSIKGVTGNPLASAGPLEIIACALAMRDNRVPPTANYTTPDPACDLDYVPQARRMRIEHALINVHGMGGGNTTLVVRRPPP, encoded by the coding sequence ATGAGGAATGTCTATTCCAATGATGATCGGCGTGCTGTTGTCACCGGAATCGGAGTGGTGGCGGCCAATGGCATCGGCGTCGACGCATTCTGGCAAACACTCATCGATGGACAATCAGGGGTCGGCCCCATCACATTGTTCGATGCCTCTGCCTTGCCCATTCGTATCGCGGCTGAGGTGAAGGGGTTTGACCCTGACATCCATTTACCGACGGGTATTAAGTGGAAGCGTATTCCACGACAAGCGCATTTTGCTTTGGCGGCTTTGGACATGGCGTTGGCAGACGCCGGACTAAGTGCTGGAAGTCTGACGAAGTCCAGGCGTCAGGTGAACGTGTTCATTGGGGTCAGCACAAGTGCAATCGAGGTGGTCGAAGGGGCGGCGCACAATGTGTACAAGGGAAGTCCGAACCACGTGCGCCCCTGGGTGGTTTGGGCCACACAACCCCATTGCGTCGCCACGACATTGGCGGAATATATTGGCACACAAGTTTCGTACCAGACCGTGGCGGCAGCGTGCAAAGCCGGATCGGATGCGGTCTTGGACGCAGCCGAGGCGATTCGCACGGGGCGAACAGACATTGCGATCGCCGGCGGCACGGATGCGTCGATTTGCGCGACCACCTGTGCCGCGTTCTGCACGAGCAAGATGCTCTCCTGTCGCAACGGGGATCCCCAGCGCGCCAGCCGGCCTTTTGATCGTGATCGTGACGGGGGTGTGTTAGGGGAGGGGTCAGGCATCCTGGTGCTGGAGAGTTTGGCCCACGCACGTGCCCGTGGCGCACGGATGAGGCTGGAGATCTGCGGCGGGGCATCGTATGCCGACGCGTTCGGCACGCCAGCGGCTGAAGGTCTGGGGGTGTGCATGTCTCTGGCCATGGCCAATGCGCGGATCGATAGCGGGGCGATTGATTACGTCTGTGCGCACGGGCCGAGCGATATCGGGATTGATCGCGTGGAAACAGCCATGATCCGCAACGTGCTGGGATCCCGCGCCTATCGCATTCCGGTTTCATCCATCAAGGGCGTCACCGGCAACCCGCTGGCGTCGGCCGGTCCGCTGGAGATCATTGCCTGCGCGCTGGCGATGCGCGACAATCGGGTCCCGCCGACGGCGAATTACACGACGCCCGACCCGGCCTGCGATCTCGACTACGTGCCCCAGGCGCGGCGGATGCGGATTGAACACGCGCTGATCAACGTCCACGGCATGGGCGGTGGCAACACCACGCTCGTGGTGCGGAGGCCGCCGCCATGA